The Leptospira mtsangambouensis sequence AGAGATATCTCCAAAAATCATTCTAAAGAGATCGGCATTGGTTTTGCCATTGAAGGTATCTCTATAGATTTCAGAGTTTAACGGAAAATTATATTTTTTAGAAAATTCCATCCATGCTTTGAAATGAAAAGAATGATTGTCTACAACCACACCATCCATATCAAAAATAAATCCTTTATGATTCATTTATCTTCCTTTCATATCCACCAACAAGACCCGAAATATAAGTTGGGATTTTGGTTTCAAATGTAAGTACTTCTTTTTTGAAGGGATGAGTCAATTGAATTGAAAAAGAATGTAATGCCATTCTTGGATAAGTTCTTGTGTCATTTCCGTATTTTGTATCACCCACAATTGGATGTTTTTTATCTGATAAGTGGACACGAATTTGATTTTTGCGGCCTGTTAATAATTCGATTTCTAATAATGAATATAAATTTGTTTCTTTGAGGACTTTGAATTTTGTTTTAGAAAGTTTTCCTAATTCTGGATCGTCAGTGGAATAAACTCGATGGGCTTTGGATTCGACAAGATAAGATTGAATCATTCCAGATTTTTCTTTCCAAACACCATGGCTGACAGCTAGATAAATTTTTTTTGTTTTCTCCCAAGATTCTTGGAGAGTTTGTTTTGCGGTTTCTGTTTTTGCAAATACCAATATTCCCGAAG is a genomic window containing:
- a CDS encoding RluA family pseudouridine synthase, which gives rise to MKQKTNTRFLPKGLTILYEDRDILVVDKPHGLLTIATESEKSKTAYAALMDYVKKGSERSKNRIFIVHRLDRETSGILVFAKTETAKQTLQESWEKTKKIYLAVSHGVWKEKSGMIQSYLVESKAHRVYSTDDPELGKLSKTKFKVLKETNLYSLLEIELLTGRKNQIRVHLSDKKHPIVGDTKYGNDTRTYPRMALHSFSIQLTHPFKKEVLTFETKIPTYISGLVGGYERKINES